The following are encoded in a window of Onthophagus taurus isolate NC chromosome 3, IU_Otau_3.0, whole genome shotgun sequence genomic DNA:
- the LOC111416045 gene encoding sodium-dependent transporter bedraggled produces the protein MSNLEAFEADLIDFAGSPPNISSPINENISNLEDDLTTDNLIDSDVTILEKKLQNSINNPVNKTFIDTIDVEDILIDLDDDEDDVNEDLNDFVQDSEVLSVLEQLDKVINDSLEDCDVVIEEEELVRIYLEELDSYLKNIETNCSFIDYEEEGCKENLERNLQEISLCSNSSNSSITSPSCCANLLRKSSSFRFSSSESTRNEAFRRSHPYRSTVSSISTSLPPLKIEKNQQNIPQTASSHHQTHEIQSDSNENQTENDEQVQKLHSTPEPHWLRSSMRRLRHLRLPSDTGNTPTISVSNENTTNEVENVEIVENRPIETRNQRPTSAPSVLIGAEERSPATLVSETGNEVPPGNRTRINSSSSRNRRHTSPSSSESSVATTVDSTPSCTPIPSPIRVGATDEGGGTNSRRLCERVRSELPDVESPLGHWPHSLSSMLACLSCSLGLFNICRFAILSIHFGANFIFQFFILSMVIGLPMFTLQLCLGQQLGAGVIDMWRISPLFQGVGVSLLVSQALIGLYSITGVSWMFVYFRDSFITKMDKYRWAEPFMQYRKDQPLNTSFKLSDTIPDYLSGVVYQRTNLVYGNVYGTIKFQPAFNLAVVWMIVFVSLSKGLRSYGKVVFVFTLLPVFAMFIFCAKLLGMMPPEYIHIVFPETSWGEFFLNSKSWVAAGQETFLTWGLLSAAVMQLASHNKNKHLLQRDSSLIAVLTFSILILVAFLANTCVQILHSYGYVYQPNSFEKMSSYGFLRPLRDNLPGNSGSTPLRYMGHNSYILGEKVLKPGMDTTTESGYQVLRFATELIPATFALLGSEKISPFWAVLFYFILILFGIAQQLAIWHCVITGIMAIKAKVLKSWETTITFFSCTCGFVLGLPMTTELGVYVVYFLDVTIGGLWWLILVILLQIIAVFMVRGRPYSGDTVVTALFKHSSPSCVYSWAPALLSFVWNVILPVVLMIFCVAFFKNGNFRELFIWHHAPTDEYWPLWARQIGSIIQLLPVLCIPIIAVIQSYRYLNNGPPDILDRIQYLYRPPLGEHMDSLAIQEIASTILATSVVVPEVVRSEDPPPKYTPPPSYTTATGARIAKFLRQSIRRSVRRIANALGEGSSRQTSSNIPESSSTVVVVPPPDYNAVLVEMNNQTGSENVNQVSVYVTNASNTTTDGLTAAQVANILRGSFRRNETGTASLSAENLVDSAVPIGESSLVTDDKTICDTVI, from the exons ATGTCTAATTTAGAAGCTTTTGAGGCGGATTTAATCGATTTCGCTGGTTCTCCACCAAATATCTCATCCCCAATCAacgaaaacatttcaaatctTGAAGATGATTTAACAACGGATAATTTAATCGATTCAGACGTTACAATACTCGAAAAGAAACTTCAAAATTCTATAAATAATCCAGtaaataaaacgtttattgaTACAATCGATGttgaagatattttaattgatttagatGATGATGAGGATGATGTTAATGAGGATTTAAATGATTTCGTGCAAGATAGTGAAGTATTAAGTGTTTTAGAACAATTAGATAAAGTAATTAATGATTCTTTGGAAGATTGCGATGTTGTcatagaagaagaagaattagTAAGGATTTATCTTGAAGAATTAgattcttatttaaaaaatattgaaacgaATTGTTCTTTCATCGATTACGAAGAAGAAGGCTGcaaagaaaatttagaaaGAAATCTACAAGAAATCAGTTTATGTTCAAATTCTTCGAATTCCTCAATAACTTCGCCCTCTTGTTGTGCAAATTTATTACGAAAATCATCTAGTTTTAGATTTTCATCAAGCGAATCGACGAGAAACGAAGCGTTTCGACGTTCGCACCCATATCGTTCAACCGTTTCAAGCATTTCAACATCACTTCCtccattaaaaattgaaaaaaatcaacaaaatattCCCCAAACGGCTTCTTCACATCATCAAACCCACGAGATTCAATCAGATAGCAACGAAAATCAAACGGAAAATGACGAACAAGTtcaaaaattacattcaaCGCCCGAACCGCATTGGTTAAGAAGCTCAATGCGAAGATTGAGACATTTAAGACTTCCCAGCGACACCGGAAATACACCTACAATATCGGTTTCTAATGAAAATACAACCAatgaagttgaaaatgttgaaattgttgaaaatcgCCCGATTGAGACGAGAAATCAACGACCAACGAGCGCACCTTCGGTTTTAATCGGTGCGGAAGAACGGTCACCAGCCACGTTGGTTTCGGAAACCGGAAATGAAGTTCCCCCAGGAAATAGAACCCGGATAAATTCCTCTTCGTCACGGAATAGGAGGCATACTAGTCCCTCTTCGAGCGAATCGAGTGTTGCGACTACTGTTGATAGCACACCGAGTTGTACTCCGATTCCATCACCGATCAGAGTGGGTGCTACCGATGAAGGTGGAGGAACGAATTCGAgaag gttaTGTGAAAGAGTAAGATCTGAATTGCCGGATGTAGAAAGTCCATTAGGACATTGGCCGCACAGTTTAAGTTCAATGTTAGCCTGTTTAAGCTGTTCACTAGGATTATTCAATATTTGCCGCTTTGCAATATTAAGCATACATTTCGGggcaaattttatatttcaattttttatattatccaTGGTTATTGGTTTACCAATGTTTACGTTACAATTATGTCTCGGGCAACAACTTGGAGCCGGAGTTATTGATATGTGGAGAATTTCACCTCTTTTTCAAGGCGTCGGTGTCTCATTATTAGTTTCACAAGCTTTAATTGGACTTTATAGTATAACAGGAGTTTCATGGATGTTTGTTTATTTCCGGGAtagttttataacaaaaatggATAAATATCGATGGGCAGAACCTTTCATGCAATACAGAAAAG atCAACCTTTAAATACATCATTTAAACTTTCGGATACAATTCCGGATTACTTAAGCGGCGTAGTTTACCAACGAACAAACTTAGTTTACGGAAACGTTTACGGAACGATAAAGTTTCAACCTGCTTTTAATTTAGCTGTTGTTTGGATGATTGTTTTCGTATCATTAAGTAAAGGTCTCAGATCTTACGGGaaagttgtttttgtatttACGTTACTTCCTGTGTTCGCTATGTTTATTTTCTGTGCGAAATTATTGGGAATGATGCCGCCGGAATACATTCACATCGTTTTCCCTGAGACTTCGTGGGGcgaatttttcttaaattcgaAAAGTTGGGTTGCCGCCGGACAAGAAACCTTTTTAACTTGGGGTTTATTAAGCGCTGCGGTTATGCAATTGGCTTcgcataataaaaataaacacttATTGCAAAGGGATTCGAGTTTAATTGCAGTTTTAACGTTTagcattttaattttggttgCTTTTTTGGCGAATACCTGTGTGCAAATTTTACATTCTTATGGATATGTTTATCAACCGAATTCttttg aaaaaatgtcATCTTATGGTTTTTTAAGACCGTTAAGGGATAATTTACCTGGAAATTCAGGATCAACTCCTTTAAGATATATGGGACATAATTCTTACATCCTTGGTGAGAAAGTATTAAAACCCGGGATGGATACAACAACAGAAAGCGGGTATCAAGTTTTACGATTTGCCACAGAATTGATTCCAGCAACATTTGCTTTGTTGGGTTCGGAAAAAATTTCACCGTTTTGGgccgttttattttattttatcttgatTTTATTTGGAATCGCTCAACAATTAGCTATTTGGCATTGCGTCATCACTGGAATCATGGCTATTAAAGCTAAAGTACTGAAATCGTGGGAAACaacaattacattttttagttGTACGTGCGGATTTGTTTTAGGATTACCAATGACTACAGAA cTTGGAGTTTATGTCGTTTATTTCCTTGATGTTACAATTGGAGGACTTTGGTGGTTAATTCTCGTAATACTATTACAAATAATCGCTGTTTTTATGGTCCGAGGAAGACCTTATAGTGGAGATACTGTTGTTACAGCtctttttaaacactcatCACCTTCTTGTGTTTATAGTTGGGCCCCAGCTTTATTATCCTTCGTTTGGAACGTTATTTTACCCGTTGTTTTAATg ATTTTTTGCGTggctttttttaaaaatggtaatTTCCGGGAACTCTTTATATGGCACCATGCCCCAACCGATGAATATTGGCCTCTTTGGGCGCGCCAAATTGGTTCCATCATCCAACTTTTACCAGTTTTGTGTATTCCGATAATTGCAGTCATTCAAAGTTATCGATATTTAAATAATGGACCACCAGATATCTTAGAC cgAATACAATATTTATACCGTCCCCCACTTGGAGAACACATGGATTCTTTGGCTATACAAGAAATCGCTTCAACCATTTTGGCAACATCCGTTGTTGTACCGGAAGTAGTCCGCTCGGAAGATCCTCCACCAAAATATACTCCCCCACCATCTTATACCACCGCAACCGGTGCCCGAATCGCAAAATTCCTTCGGCAAAGTATTCGAAGGAGCGTTCGAAGAATAGCAAACGCTTTAGGTGAAGGAAGTTCACGACAAACCTCCTCAAACATCCCCGAATCATCAAGCACAGTCGTGGTGGTACCTCCACCTGATTATAACGCCGTTTTAGTTGAAATGAATAACCAAACTGGTTCAGAGAATGTTAATCAAGTTTCGGTTTACGTGACGAACGCCTCGAACACGACAACGGATGGTTTAACAGCGGCTCAAGTAGCGAATATTTTAAGGGGGAGTTTTAGAAGAAACGAAACTGGAACTGCTTCTTTAAGTGCGGAAAATTTGGTTGATTCAGCTGTTCCTATCGGGGAATCTTCCCTTGTAACTGACGATAAAACTATATGTGATACTGTGATATAg
- the LOC111416047 gene encoding uncharacterized protein yields the protein MSDGFKPSIDVHPLIRAGRWSFLIAGIIYGFNKRILYSHIESKAREERLRRKAERDAELAEERRKQSEKDLEELGRMCIPESYPPQCPPGTVRRPDSDSNDSESVKTTEGDEPEIVKSKEPEDRC from the exons atgagTGATGGATTTAAACCTTCAATTGATGTGCATCCTTTAATAcga GCAGGGAGATGGAGCTTTTTAATCGCAGGAATTATATACGGCTTTAATAAGCGCATATTATACTCCCACATCGAATCGAAAGCTCGCGAAGAACGTTTAAGGAGAAAAGCTGAAAGAGATGCTGAACTCGCCGAAGAGCGACGAAAACAATCCGAAAAGGATTTAGAGGAATTAGGAAGGATGTGTATACCGGAAAGTTATCCTCCTCAGTGTCCTCCAGGAACTGTTCGACGTCCGGATTCGGATTCGAACGATTCGGAAAGTGTTAAAACCACAGAAGGAGATGAACCCGAAATTGTTAAGAGTAAAGAACCGGAAGATCGAtgttaa
- the LOC111416079 gene encoding acetyl-CoA acetyltransferase, mitochondrial, with translation MAFRFAQVIRSYSTAPKLNEVVVISAARTPMGSFLGSLSSMSAPQLGAVAIKAAIERAGIPKEEVKEVYMGNVCQGGVGQAPARQAVIFSGMPKTTVCTTVNKVCSSGMKAIMLASQALQTGSQECVLAGGMESMSKVPYYLNRGQTPYGQVNLVDGIVLDGLTDVYNKFHMGNCAENTAKKLGITRQQQDEFAIDSYKRSEEAYKINAFADELVPVPVPQKKGQPDKIFSADEEYKRVNFEKFNKLSTVFQKDNGTVTAGNASTLNDGAAALILTTPEHAKRLNAKPLARIVGFYDAEIDPIDFPIAPAHAIPTLLKNAGVNKDDIAMWEINEAFSVVVLANEKMLGIDHNKVNIHGGAVSLGHPIGMSGARIVTHLVHALKPGQKGVAAICNGGGGASSILIEKLPETLPKNVVPKITLYTKNPCPLCDEVKLKLTNYLDRCELEIVDITKKDNLRYLRLYRTEIPVLFLNGQYLCKHTLDEVLLLRRLREIEERL, from the exons ATGGCATTCAGATTCGCTCAG GTTATCCGGTCATATAGCACGGCCCCAAAACTCAATGAAGTCGTTGTTATATCAGCTGCTAGAACCCCAATGGGATCCTTTTTGGGATCCCTTTCATCGATGTCTGCCCCACAATTAGGAGCTGTTGCGATTAAAGCAGCAATTGAACGTGCTGGAATTCCTAAAGAAGAAGTTAAAGAGGTTTATATGGGTAATGTGTGCCAAGGGGGTGTTGGTCAAGCCCCAGCGAGACAAGCTGTGATTTTTTCTGGAATGCCAAAAACTACTGTTTGCACAACTGTTAATAAAGTATGTTCATCTGGAATGAAAGCAATAATGTTAGCTTCACAAGCTCTTCAAACTGGAAGTCAAGAATGTGTTTTAGCTGGTGGAATGGAATCAATGTCAAAGGTgccttattatttaaatagaggACAAACTCCTTATGGTCAAGTTAATTTAGTTGATGGAATTGTCCTGGATGGGTTAACAGACGTTTATAATAAGTTTCATATGGGGAACTGTGCCGAGAATACAGCAAAGAAATTGGGAATTACAAGACAACAACAAGATGAATTCGCAATTGATTCTTATAAACGTAGCGAAGAAGCGTATAAAATAAATGCATTTGCTGATGAATTAGTTCCAGTTCCAGTACCACAAAAAAAAGGGCAACCTGATAAAATCTTTTCAGCCGATGAAGAATACAAACGAgttaatttcgaaaaattcaacaaattatccacagtttttcaaaaagacAATGGTACAGTAACCGCCGGAAACGCTTCAACATTAAACGACGGAGCTGCtgctttaattttaacaaccCCAGAACATGCAAAACGACTCAACGCGAAACCCTTAGCGAGAATCGTGGGATTTTACGATGCAGAAATCGACCCAATTGATTTCCCTATCGCCCCAGCTCATGCTATTccaactttattaaaaaacgcaGGAGTTAACAAGGATGATATCGCAATGTGGGAAATTAACGAAGCGTTTAGCGTTGTTGTTTTAGCGAATGAGAAGATGTTGGGGATAGATCATAACAAGGTTAACATACACGGCGGTGCTGTTAGTTTAGGACATCCAATTGGAATGTCCGGAGCGAGAATTGTAACGCATTTAGTGCATGCTTTAAAACCGGGCCAAAAAGGTGTTGCTGCTATTTGTAACGGTGGTGGCGGAGCTTCgtcaattttaattgaaaaatt acCGGAGACTTTGCCCAAGAACGTTGTACCCAAAATTACGTTGTATACGAAAAATCCTTGTCCGTTATGCGATGaagtcaaattaaaattaaccaatTACCTCGATCGTTGTGAATTAGAAATCGTCGATATTAccaaaaaagataatttgagatatttgaggttatacaGAACGGAAATTCCTGTTTTATTCTTAAATGGGCAGTATTTGTGTAAACATACTTTGGATGAGGTGTTATTATTAAGGAGGTTGCGTGAAATTGAGGAGAGATTATAA